The Oreochromis niloticus isolate F11D_XX linkage group LG4, O_niloticus_UMD_NMBU, whole genome shotgun sequence DNA segment CCTGCCCTCTGACCCCAGTTCCATCCAGAAAGCTTTGCAAAGGAAGAAGAAGTCACCCGACGTCATTTCCCGCACCAGCTCCCAAGAGACTGTATCCATGGAGGGCTCACACCCTGCAGTGCCAGCGGAGCCCGGTACACTGAAGGCCAGCCTGGTTGCTATGCCAGGTAATGTGTTGTTTGTACGGTAATGTTGTAATTATACATATACGTATATCTTCACCGGACACTTTATTACCCTAACCCCCTTTTTCCTTCAGAAGtgttttaattcttcatggcacgaTTCAAAAACGGTGAGGATAGCATTCCTCGGAGATTTTGATCCATATTGATATGACACCACACAGTTACTGCACATTTATGGGCTGCAAATTCATGATgagaatctcctgttccaccacattgCTAAGGCGCTCTATAGGTCTacgatctggtgactgtggaggccattcaAGTACAGTCAACTCATTATCTTCTTCAAAAAACAGTTTGACATAATTTGAGATTCGTTACATGGAGCGTTATCTTGCTGGAAGCAACAATTGGGAGATTGGTACACTGGTCATAAAGGGACTGATATGGTCATTAACAATACTCAAGTCCTCTGTGGGGTTTAAACAATACTCAGTTTGCAATAAGGGGCCGACAATGTGCCAAGCGTTCATGTTGTTCACACCAAATTTTGTCTCTACTATCTGACTgtagcagcagaaattgagacttaGCAGACTTGGAAGAGCTTTTCCATCAGCCCGTGTGAActgtagcttcagtttcctgttcttagctgacaggggTTTTTTGTCTGGCCATCCTCTCCTGacttctgacatcaacaagacatttcacccagagaactgctgctcattcgatatttttttatttttagaccattctctgtaaatctTACTCAGACCAACACATCTGGTACCAACAACCATTTCATGTTCAGTCACTTAAACTACccttcttccccattctgatgctcggttGGAATTTCAGCAGGTTGctttgaccatgtctacatgcctcgatacattgagttgctgccatgttatTAGCTCATTAGATACATGATGCTGAACATGTATAACTAATAAAGTGTCATGTATTTCATGTACATATGCACATCATGCACATGAAAATGACTGCCTTAGAACTAGCAGATTGAATTTATATGTCTTTAATTTAGTCTCTATGCATTTTTTagttacaacacaaaattagttggtgttgcatttaattttttGGTAAGACTATAAAAGTGAAGTATTGTCGCCAGACACATCTGTAAAGTATTCACTAATGTCCTGTGATTTATGATGCTGGTTTCCTGTAGGCATTGATAAACTGACTGAGAAATCCCAAGTATCAGAGGATGGCACCATGGTGTCAGTTCCAAAGACAGACTCCCCAAACACTGTCCACCCAGACCACAGTGCAGTTACTGGGACCAGCGACACGGAGTCTAACTCAGGCAGGGACAGTGAAGTAAGTGCCTTTTTACGGGGTGTATTGGTTTGCTCCAGTGGAAAGAGGATATTTCTAAATTTATTTCTTCACACTATTAGGATGTTTTCTACACTGAAGCAGAAATGGAGAGAAGACGTTTATCAAGTGCATCATCAGCGTCCTTTTGGGCTCCCACACCAGAATGGGTCAGAATACTGGTTTGCTCTCAGCCTCTCATTGAGTTTTTGTTGGACGTTGGATATTTAGAGGAATGAGAACTCAAATTAGATTTGCTCGCTTTTATCCCAGGTCCTCTCTTGGAAGTGTAAGCTACCCCTGCAGACCATCATGAGACTTCTACAGGTGCTGGTGCCCCAGGTGGAGAAAATCTGCATCGACAAGTATGCAAACACTTCACTTAGATTTGATTGGACTGCAAAAAGCAAGTTTTGATATATTACTAAAAATGCTGTAAATGTCTACTGTGTCTTTCATTGCAGGGGTCTAACAGATGAATCAGAGATCCTAAAGTTTCTACAGCATGGCACATTAGTGGGCCTGCTGCCGGTTCCTCACCCCATCCTCATTAGGAAATATCAGGCCAACGCAGGCACCGCCATGTGGTTTCGCACCTACATGTGGGGCGTCGTTTATTTGCGGTGAGTTAGGCATTTTAGATGAGATTTATGGACACCGATATCCTCAAaagcaaattaaaacaaatccattattttcttttgttctgtttcagCAATGTTGATCCTCCGATCTGGTATGACACTGACGTCCGACTATTTGAGATCCAGAGGATGTAGACTATCAATGAAAATGACTCTAGGCTTCTTCATCCCTTCAGTATCTGCTGGTTTTGTGGGAAAGCTGATTGTGTTGAAACTATCCTTGTAAACCTGTTGCTTGCTTCTGACACCACCAAACTAGACAGGGGAGTCATTCAGATGAGTGGAGTAGAGATTTCTGTCTATATTAAGATAGAAAGTGTTTGAATTATCACTAGTGTCCATAAACAACTGTGTTTGTACATTTCTTCAAACCTTAAGACCGCAGAATGTTTGTCAAAGCACTGAGATGACTGGAGTGTTTGGTAAGGGCTGAGGCAAATTTTAGCAGTATAAAAGTGAAAGAGGGAATATTGTTTAACTTTCAAAGATGTGTAACATATCTTGTATAGCTCAACGTTATCATTCCAATATTATTTGTTGTACTTGAAATGCTTTAAAGTGAACTTGCACCTTTTTGAGTTGTCTTTTGTGGTTGAAATTTATGTGATTATATTTTGAGACAGATTGTATGTTTTTATGTATATGACCAGGTTTCATTTTTGAGAAATGCTTATAATGTTCTATGCTGAAATTGTATTTTCCTTAAAGtgtcctgaaaaaaaaaaaaaaatctaatatatAACATGTATCTGCAAATTCTGTATTGGTCACATTATGTATGACAGTGCTGTAAAGCAAAATCTGAAATTCGAGGTGTGTAAATGGTTCATAAAGAGTAGTTGTAGTTCTGCACAAAGTCCAATTCTGCCATCTGTAAAAGCGCCACCTTCACATGTTAACCACTAGGTGGCATCATGCTCCTGTTCGTCACTTAATCTGCAAAAGGTTTGAACAAATTTGCATCGCCACATATCAAATCCCTGCACTAAATCCTTCTAGagggaaaactgaaaacacaaagacatttatttatttatttattaaaggtAGTTAAATAACATATTAAATGTTTTGATACATAAGATTGTTCACTTTTTATACACCTATATTGAAATAATGAGTCCAGCTAGGAGATTAGTTAATCTCTTAGATAAACTTCAAAGAGACTGGCCACAGCGTGCATGCGATAGAAGATTCCAAAAGGAAGTCCAATATTCACAATTGCGTTCCACATTGTGTAATTGTAGAAGTATATCTCAGCGGAGTGATCGAACTGGGGACGAGCCCCAAATGCAGGCATGATCCATAGCTGTCAATAGAGAAAAAGGGAATTAGACACATTTTGACAGGAAACACTGGTAGTTGTTGCAACTGTAGATAGTCCAATAAGCACAAATACAACTTACAATTATGTTTGCCAGGAGCAAAAAGGCACACACTTCCCTCAGAACTCTTCTTTTCCAACTTGGCTTTTTAGAAATTGAGAATCTTGATATTTGACCCTCCACGTCATTGGCCATTTCGGTGTGATCTTGAAAAGCACGGGCGTTTGCCTGCATTACATTGATGGGCTCCCGATGGAGGCCTTCAATGATGAAATAGTTCTGCAGGCCAATCTCAACCACCATTACCACAGCCCAGGCCAGGTTGAGCACATTTAGGTAACCCTGGGCTCCCATCGCCACTGTAGCCACAAGGCTGAAATAGCTAATGATGAATTGCCCCAAAGAGGATGCCACCAGTAGCCCCACGTCCAGGCTGCGAGTGGGGTTTTTGTCTGATACATATTCCCTGCGGTCCAGTCTGTAAATAATGCAACCAATCATAGTGGAGAGGGACATCAAGCTAACAATCACTATGTTCATAATGAAATGAATCAGCAGGGCcttgtttcttttctccttGTCTTCTTTGAGTATGTTAATCTTGTACAGTACAAATGTAACAAGTCCTGCCACCACCAGGAGCAGTCCTGCTACAGGCCCTACGAAAACATCTTTCACATAGAAGTTAAATTTGTAGTGCTTGTGATGCTCAACAATTCTGCCCACGTTTTTCCACATTATGTAGGTCATGGCAGAAGCAAAGAGGCTGTATTCTATGTTGAAGGGGTACAGGTAGTAGAAGGCCTCTTTGAAGGTCTCACATGCCATATGACTGCATGTGCACATCTTGGCACCGTAGTTGGCTGGAACAGAAAGAGCAACCATCCGTTATTTTCCTTGTAAACACTGACCTTCATCTATAAACAGGAAGCTACGGCTCAATACCTCTGTACAACTTGTGCGAGACACTTATATTCAGATGAGTTATCTCAGTTTGGTGAATCGACTCCTCAGTCACTGCTGCCATCCACACCACCAGGTTAGTTGAAAGTGTAAGAGTAAGCCCACATctgaagagggaaaaaagataAGGAATGTTATATACTCTGAAATGAATGAACGGAGGAGATGAAATGTATAAAAGAATCTACCGTGTTAAGTTGGTGTGTAGCTGCACGCAGTCCCTTGAATGAAACCACAGGAAGTAGGTCTAGAAGAGacaacttttaaaagttttaccAATGCAGCATGCAAGAGCGAGCATATTCTTACAATTTTCATAACATGCAACaacctggaaaaataaaaacacagcttgCACAACGGGGTAGGCTACTTTAACAGGAGAATCACAGTGAAGGTAGCCCACATAAGTGGCAATCTTGAAGATGTCCATGAGGAAACTAAGGAGGCCAAACAGCACAAGCCCAGCTGcaacatataaaaaaataaaaaaattagggGTTTAAGCTGAAATGAGCAAGCAGAAACAGAGCCAGAAAGCACTGCTCGGACTTCTCACCCTTGAGCCACACAGGCCCAGCATGGCGATCTTTAAATAAGACTGCATGATCCTTTCGGGAGGTGACGACCATGTAAAACAGCATCCACAACATAGTAAGGACGAGGAGGGTGATGAGGAAGATTTGCCGGTGCACTGGTGTTATGGCCACAACATTGAAGGCGCTGCTGCTGACCAGCGCACAGCCAAGCATCAGGATGTTGATGCAAATTATCCCAGACAGGAGCCATTCACCACCTTGGGGAGTCCTTTCTTTAACTACTTCCGTATGGTGTCCACTTTCACTAGCACCATCCACAGTGGGAGGATGGGGAGGACTGGGCAAATGGTGGATGCTGTCCACTTGTGTCACAGTTCCACCATTTGATGGATGAGCCGTCATAACAACGTTTGGCATTTTCCTACAAAAGATCATGTGCTTTAGCTTAAGTGAAGCTGTAATGATCCCATATCTTTACAGGTTAACCGCTGAGAAatacaagattttttttatgagCCTACTAAAGAAAATAAGTGGGGAAGGACTATATAAGCGCACCCAAGAGTACTAAAACACCACACGagtcttttagtatggaaaacAACGATATTTCACCTTTAGCTACAGAATTAATATTATTTACATCCGCCACTATTTTAAATGTGATTgtccaaaaaaagagagagagaaaaaaaagaaagacagacagaaagaaaagcgAATCTTTGAAAACTGATCTACAGCGTTAGTGTTGGACTTTCAAACTAGTGTCAAGATGCCAGAGGGTGTATGTTGCTTTCGGGTTAAAGTTTATCTAAACTGAACACTGAGTTGGAAAACACGGCATAGCCTAAGTGGGCCAGCGCTCTAGTGTGCGCAGGTCAGATTGCACAGAAAGCCTCCTCAGTGCTCACGTAAACGACGAAAAACAGGTGCAATTAGTTTTGGCTGATTGTTTAATCTCTCACCGCACCCAAAGGAGACTTACACCAcatattttggtgttttttcccCAATCGTCACTTGTGCTGGTCAGGTCCTGTTTCGTATTTGATCGTTATTCCATAAACAACGAACTCTACTAGCTCGTGATACTGGCGCACGTCAGGCACTGCCTGAAGGGAAATCCAAGTGCGACGGGTACTTGAGTCTGTTTACTATGCAGATTCTCGCAGCTTCCAAGAAGGAGCTATTTTGGTCGTGCGGACTGAAAGTGTAGTCCTGTTGACCTTAGACATTTGAAAATTCAAGATGCAGTAAACTTGATGGCTTTCCTGGTATTCTCACTCTCCTTCGAATGCAAAATAAACAATGTAAACGATATGGACTTTGATGCATTCATATTAAGCATCTGAATGGATTTATGTGCATATAAATGCTCATTACTCACTGAAAATGAATTCGATGATGGTTAATCATTAAGGTGCGTATCTGATGCTGGTAGCAGTCAAATTAATTATGTTTGAAAATTTGACTGAGAACCTTAcgttgacacacacacacacacacacacacacacacacacactatgatTTAGACCAGAAGCTAAATTATTGCATCGATCAGAGAATTGGCATTAATGACGAAGCAGAATTATCACCACATTTGATTGCATTGGACTTAATGTAATTCAGTGAGTATACAAATAGCAGTGTCAGTGGCAATAGCAGCAATATAAACCTAATGAATTCATTTCTACTTTAGTTCTAAGCAGAAATGCATTGAAGGGAAAATGCAGTGGTAAGGATGTTTTGGAATTATCAATAAAACCGGTCCGTTGTAgcagaaaatgtaaatgttttaccTGCATGAGCAGGCTGATTTGGTTTAGTGCCCTTAGTAAGCTGTGTGCACCCGTGTTAGTCACAAGATTTGAAACAAAGGTCACGCAATATTCTTTTAGGCTGTCACAATTACCCAGGATGCTGAAAATACCAGACATGCTCTTGCTCTTCTGTCTTGTTGGGGTAGCAAATGCCCTATATAAACAGTGGATTCCTGATACAAACTATGAGAATAAGACCAACTGGGACAAAGGCGATATTCCTTGTGGCAATGACATAGTTCAGTTTTCGGCTCAAAGaaaagtctctgtgtttgtggagACCACTCATGCTGTGCTGGAGATGAGGTTGCCAGTTGATGGGGAGTTCATCCTGAATTCAGGAGCTGGATTTTATGCTGTCAGCGGGCAGGACCCAGGCTGTGGAACGGGAGTCACGACTGAGTTTAAAGATTCAGAGTCACTTCAGTGGTACGATCCAACTCTATGGCAGGCAGCTGCAACTCTGAATGACCTAGAGCAAGGAAACTTCCTATTCTCTGTCCACGAGGAGAGCGTCCCCTGCCATTAcgatgatgttgtttttaaagcccTCTCCTCCTTCAGAGTGGACACCAGCTCTAGTCATTCTAGCATCACTGTCAAATCTGTGTCTGTGCTGGGGAATACATTTACTACCCAGTCGGACTTCTCCCAGTATCTCAGCTCAAGTTTGGGCAAACTGCAGTTTCATGGATCCTCTGCTGTTGCTGTCGGAAACCCAGCCTGTGAGGATCCCTCTGGTTGTGACTGTGGGAATTCTGTACACCATCAGCAGATCTGTAG contains these protein-coding regions:
- the otop2 gene encoding proton channel OTOP2 isoform X3 is translated as MIFCRKMPNVVMTAHPSNGGTVTQVDSIHHLPSPPHPPTVDGASESGHHTEVVKERTPQGGEWLLSGIICINILMLGCALVSSSAFNVVAITPVHRQIFLITLLVLTMLWMLFYMVVTSRKDHAVLFKDRHAGPVWLKAGLVLFGLLSFLMDIFKIATYVGYLHCDSPVKTYFLWFHSRDCVQLHTNLTRCGLTLTLSTNLVVWMAAVTEESIHQTEITHLNISVSHKLYRANYGAKMCTCSHMACETFKEAFYYLYPFNIEYSLFASAMTYIMWKNVGRIVEHHKHYKFNFYVKDVFVGPVAGLLLVVAGLVTFVLYKINILKEDKEKRNKALLIHFIMNIVIVSLMSLSTMIGCIIYRLDRREYVSDKNPTRSLDVGLLVASSLGQFIISYFSLVATVAMGAQGYLNVLNLAWAVVMVVEIGLQNYFIIEGLHREPINVMQANARAFQDHTEMANDVEGQISRFSISKKPSWKRRVLREVCAFLLLANIILWIMPAFGARPQFDHSAEIYFYNYTMWNAIVNIGLPFGIFYRMHAVASLFEVYLRD
- the otop2 gene encoding proton channel OTOP2 isoform X1, which produces MIFCRKMPNVVMTAHPSNGGTVTQVDSIHHLPSPPHPPTVDGASESGHHTEVVKERTPQGGEWLLSGIICINILMLGCALVSSSAFNVVAITPVHRQIFLITLLVLTMLWMLFYMVVTSRKDHAVLFKDRHAGPVWLKAGLVLFGLLSFLMDIFKIATYVGYLHCDSPVKVAYPVVQAVFLFFQTYFLWFHSRDCVQLHTNLTRCGLTLTLSTNLVVWMAAVTEESIHQTEITHLNISVSHKLYRANYGAKMCTCSHMACETFKEAFYYLYPFNIEYSLFASAMTYIMWKNVGRIVEHHKHYKFNFYVKDVFVGPVAGLLLVVAGLVTFVLYKINILKEDKEKRNKALLIHFIMNIVIVSLMSLSTMIGCIIYRLDRREYVSDKNPTRSLDVGLLVASSLGQFIISYFSLVATVAMGAQGYLNVLNLAWAVVMVVEIGLQNYFIIEGLHREPINVMQANARAFQDHTEMANDVEGQISRFSISKKPSWKRRVLREVCAFLLLANIILWIMPAFGARPQFDHSAEIYFYNYTMWNAIVNIGLPFGIFYRMHAVASLFEVYLRD
- the otop2 gene encoding proton channel OTOP2 isoform X2, whose protein sequence is MPNVVMTAHPSNGGTVTQVDSIHHLPSPPHPPTVDGASESGHHTEVVKERTPQGGEWLLSGIICINILMLGCALVSSSAFNVVAITPVHRQIFLITLLVLTMLWMLFYMVVTSRKDHAVLFKDRHAGPVWLKAGLVLFGLLSFLMDIFKIATYVGYLHCDSPVKVAYPVVQAVFLFFQTYFLWFHSRDCVQLHTNLTRCGLTLTLSTNLVVWMAAVTEESIHQTEITHLNISVSHKLYRANYGAKMCTCSHMACETFKEAFYYLYPFNIEYSLFASAMTYIMWKNVGRIVEHHKHYKFNFYVKDVFVGPVAGLLLVVAGLVTFVLYKINILKEDKEKRNKALLIHFIMNIVIVSLMSLSTMIGCIIYRLDRREYVSDKNPTRSLDVGLLVASSLGQFIISYFSLVATVAMGAQGYLNVLNLAWAVVMVVEIGLQNYFIIEGLHREPINVMQANARAFQDHTEMANDVEGQISRFSISKKPSWKRRVLREVCAFLLLANIILWIMPAFGARPQFDHSAEIYFYNYTMWNAIVNIGLPFGIFYRMHAVASLFEVYLRD
- the amn gene encoding protein amnionless; amino-acid sequence: MSRLIWFSALSKLCAPVLVTRFETKVTQYSFRLSQLPRMLKIPDMLLLFCLVGVANALYKQWIPDTNYENKTNWDKGDIPCGNDIVQFSAQRKVSVFVETTHAVLEMRLPVDGEFILNSGAGFYAVSGQDPGCGTGVTTEFKDSESLQWYDPTLWQAAATLNDLEQGNFLFSVHEESVPCHYDDVVFKALSSFRVDTSSSHSSITVKSVSVLGNTFTTQSDFSQYLSSSLGKLQFHGSSAVAVGNPACEDPSGCDCGNSVHHQQICSTVTCDSPNCKNPLRPTGHCCDVCGAIVTLRFDDGFNLQTYRERIRHLFLALPQYQSIQLGMSKVLKPQRLMGIISLGTLSEIQIVILDGEQGIQSAALAQDVMKDARSHGSNLGISGVEIQTSSEETGDSAGLAVGVVFGVLLLITLIILGVLVHKGVVQMPTLNRFKNSSNMPDLGGPLDHGFDNPMFDQPAMMPDIPSLYGTGVSNSISMTQTAVHFVNPVYDESETDFTA